In Zingiber officinale cultivar Zhangliang chromosome 1A, Zo_v1.1, whole genome shotgun sequence, a genomic segment contains:
- the LOC122037926 gene encoding fasciclin-like arabinogalactan protein 15, translated as MDRPSVGGATELLLLYVMSVVAVAVAVSAPTSSSSSPASPGSDSSAVTLAGVSNSTGQINSNSVLVALLDSRYTELAELVEKALLLPSLEAAVGRHNLTIFAPRNEALERDLDPEFKRFLLEPRNLRSLQALLLYHVVPSRIASGVWPQARHPTLAGDHLHLEDNKVGLAAVAHPDAVIRPDGVIHGIERLLVPRSVQEDFNRRRSLAAISAVLPTGSPEVDPRTHRLKKPAPPVPPGAPPVLPIYDALAPGPSLAPAPAPGPGSGKHWFDGESQVKDFIQTLLLYGGYNEFADILVNLTSLAVEMGRLVSEGYVLTVLAPSDDAMGRLTADQLSEPGAPEAIMYYHLIPEYQTEESMYNAVRRFGKVRYDTLRLPHKVVAREADGSVKFGSGEGSAYLFDPDIYTDGRISVQGIDAVLFPPDETPPATPLSPAARKAELAQVKSKSKLKTKLRRGKLFEMGCNLLGVLGQRSNFATCQ; from the exons GTTGCCGTTGCTGTCTCTGCACCGACCTCCTCGTCTTCGTCGCCAGCATCGCCTGGATCTGACTCCTCTGCCGTCACATTGGCCGGCGTGTCGAATTCTACCGGGCAGATTAACTCCAATTCCGTCCTCGTTGCCCTTCTCGATTCACGCTACACTGAACTGGCGGAGCTGGTGGAGAAGGCCCTCCTTCTCCCGTCCCTCGAAGCCGCCGTTGGCCGCCATAACCTCACTATCTTTGCCCCCAGAAACGAGGCACTCGAGCGCGATCTGGACCCTGAGTTCAAGCGCTTCCTCCTGGAGCCCCGGAATCTCCGCTCCTTGCAGGCACTGCTTCTCTACCACGTTGTCCCCTCCCGTATTGCTTCCGGAGTCTGGCCTCAGGCCCGCCACCCCACCCTTGCCGGGGATCACCTTCACTTGGAGGATAATAAGGTCGGCCTTGCGGCCGTGGCGCACCCGGACGCGGTGATTCGCCCCGATGGTGTGATCCATGGAATCGAGCGGTTGCTGGTGCCTAGATCCGTGCAGGAGGACTTCAATCGTCGGCGGAGCCTTGCTGCCATTTCTGCTGTGCTTCCTACCGGTTCGCCGGAGGTTGACCCGCGCACCCATCGCCTCAAAAAGCCGGCGCCGCCGGTCCCCCCTGGTGCCCCACCAGTGCTCCCTATCTACGACGCTCTAGCCCCTGGTCCTTCGCTGGCGCCTGCCCCCGCGCCTGGCCCCGGATCCGGGAAGCATTGGTTCGATGGAGAGAGCCAGGTGAAGGACTTCATCCAGACACTCCTCCTTTACGGTGGCTACAACGAGTTCGCCGACATCCTGGTTAATCTTACGTCGCTCGCTGTCGAGATGGGCCGGTTAGTGTCGGAGGGCTACGTGCTGACTGTACTGGCGCCGAGCGACGACGCCATGGGGAGGTTGACGGCGGACCAGCTCAGCGAGCCTGGCGCACCGGAGGCCATTATGTACTACCACCTCATCCCGGAGTACCAGACGGAGGAGAGTATGTACAACGCTGTGCGAAGGTTCGGGAAAGTGCGCTACGACACTCTGCGGCTGCCACACAAGGTGGTGGCGCGCGAGGCTGACGGCTCCGTCAAATTCGGCTCTGGCGAGGGCTCAGCCTACTTATTTGACCCGGACATCTACACCGACGGCCGCATCTCCGTGCAGGGCATTGATGCAGTCCTCTTCCCACCAGACGAGACGCCACCAGCCACACCCCTTTCCCCCGCCGCCCGCAAGGCCGAGCTCGCCCaggtcaaatccaagtccaagcTCAAAACCAAACTCAGAAGAG GTAAATTATTCGAAATGGGATGCAATTTGCTTGGGGTGTTGGGTCAACGATCTAACTTTGCCACCTGCCAATAG
- the LOC122037925 gene encoding calcium-dependent protein kinase 10-like, whose product MGNACIGPSLSKNGFFQSLSATLWRSRANQDALPASDSKPSGEASSISPSPITERTEAPQPLKIHEDEPKPVKVREVEAKRAPSRSSTDRPKRPTHVKRVSSVAGLQAEFVLKRQTENLKDLYCLGRKLGQGQFGTTYLCVEKTTGKEFACKSILKRKLTTEEDVEDVRREIQIMHHLAGHPNVISIKEAYEDAVAVHVVMELCAGGELFDRIIQKGHYTERKAAELARVILGVVEACHSMGVMHRDLKPENFLFVNQMEDSPLKTIDFGLSIFFRPGEIFTDVVGSPYYVAPEVLKKRYGPEADVWSAGVIIYILLSGVPPFWAETEQGIFEEVLHGSLDFQSDPWPSISESAKDLVRRMLIRDPKRRLNVHDVLRHPWVQIDGVAPDKPLDSAVLSRLKQFSAMNKLKKIAIRVIAEQLSEDEIAGLKQMFKMIDTDNSGQISFEELKAGLERVGTNLKESEIYALMQAADVDNSGTIDYGEFVAATLHLNKIEREDHLFAAFSYFDKDGSGYITQDELQQACEEFGIKDVKLEDMIREVDQDNDGRIDYSEFVAMMHKGDAGFGKKGIQASFSIAFRAH is encoded by the exons ATGGGGAATGCGTGCATTGGGCCGAGCCTATCGAAAAATGGATTCTTCCAATCATTATCCGCTACTCTATGGCGTAGCCGAGCAAATCAGGACGCTCTTCCAGCTTCTGATAGCAAACCCTCCGGCGAGGCTTCCTCGATCTCGCCCTCGCCAATTACAGAACGCACCGAAGCGCCCCAACCGCTTAAGATCCATGAAGATGAGCCGAAGCCTGTAAAGGTCCGGGAAGTGGAAGCCAAGCGGGCACCTAGCAGATCGTCAACGGACCGACCCAAGAGGCCCACCCATGTCAAGAGAGTTTCCAGTGTCGCAGGGCTTCAGGCAGAATTCGTATTGAAGCGCCAAACTGAAAATTTGAAGGATCTTTACTGCTTAGGTAGGAAGCTCGGACAGGGACAATTTGGTACTACATATCTCTGCGTAGAGAAGACAACTGGTAAGGAGTTTGCTTGCAAGTCCATTTTGAAGAGAAAGTTGACGACGGAAGAGGATGTGGAGGATGTAAGGAGAGAAATCCAGATAATGCATCATTTGGCCGGCCATCCAAACGTCATTTCCATCAAGGAGGCTTATGAAGACGCAGTGGCTGTTCATGTTGTCATGGAGCTGTGTGCTGGGGGAGAGCTGTTTGACAGGATCATTCAGAAGGGGCATTACACAGAAAGAAAGGCAGCAGAGCTCGCAAGAGTCATCCTAGGTGTTGTAGAAGCTTGTCATTCAATGGGAGTCATGCATCGCGATTTGAAGCcggaaaattttctttttgtcaACCAAATGGAGGATTCACCTCTTAAGACCATTGATTTTGGATTATCCATTTTCTTCCGACCAG GAGAGATATTCACGGATGTGGTTGGCAGTCCTTATTATGTTGCTCCTGAAGTCCTTAAAAAGCGTTATGGTCCTGAGGCCGATGTTTGGAGTGCTGGGGTTATCATTTATATTCTTCTTAGTGGTGTTCCACCATTTTGGGCTG AAACTGAGCAAGGTATATTTGAAGAGGTTTTACATGGCTCTCTTGATTTTCAGTCAGACCCATGGCCTAGCATCTCTGAAAGTGCCAAAGATCTTGTGAGACGAATGCTTATTAGGGACCCCAAGAGGCGATTGAATGTCCATGATGTTTTGC GTCATCCATGGGTTCAGATAGACGGAGTGGCTCCTGATAAGCCTCTGGACTCTGCTGTCTTATCTCGACTGAAGCAATTCTCTGCAATGAACAAGCTGAAAAAGATAGCTATAAGA GTAATTGCTGAACAACTTTCAGAGGATGAAATTGCTGGCCTAAAGCAAATGTTTAAGATGATAGACACAGACAATAGTGGACAAATATCATTTGAAGAACTCAAGGCTGGTTTAGAAAGAGTTGGTACTAATCTAAAGGAATCGGAAATTTATGCACTTATGCAGGCT GCAGATGTTGATAATAGTGGGACTATTGACTATGGCGAGTTTGTTGCTGCTACTTTGCATCTAAATAAGATAGAGAGGGAGGATCACTTGTTTGCTGCCTTCTCATATTTTGACAAAGATGGGAGTGGCTATATAACTCAAGATGAATTGCAACAAGCATGTGAAGAGTTTGGTATCAAAGATGTGAAGCTAGAGGATATGATCAGAGAAGTTGATCAAGATAAT GATGGACGCATAGATTACAGTGAATTTGTCGCAATGATGCATAAAGGAGATGCTGGATTTGGCAAGAAAGGGATACAGGCTAGTTTCAGTATTGCTTTCCGAGCACATTAA
- the LOC122037927 gene encoding dnaJ protein homolog has protein sequence MFGRGPKKSDNTRYYEVLGVPKTASQEDLKKAYRKAAIKNHPDKGGDPEKFKELAQAYEVLSDPEKREIYDQYGEDALKEGMGGGGGHNPFDIFESFFGGSPFGGGGSSRGRRQRRGDDVIHPLKVSLEDLYNGTSKKLSLSRNVICQKCSGKGSKSGASAKCSGCQGSGMKVTIRQLGPGMIQQMQHPCNECKGTGETINEKDRCPKCKGEKVVQEKKVLEVVVEKGMQNGQKITFPGEADEAPDTVTGDIVFVLQQKEHPKFKRKGDDLFYEHTLSLTEALCGFQFILTHLDNRQLLIKSNPGEVVKPDQFKAINDEGMPMYQRPFMKGKLYIHFSVDFPDSLTPDQCKALEAVLPPKPGAQMTDMELDECEETTLHDVNIEEEMRRKQAQAQEAYEEDDDGPGGGAQRVQCAQQ, from the exons ATGTTTGGGAGGGGGCCGAAGAAGAGCGATAATACCAGGTACTACGAGGTCCTTGGGGTTCCGAAGACAGCTTCGCAAGAGGATCTCAAGAAGGCTTATCGGAAGGCTGCTATCAAGAACCATCCTGATAAGGGAGGCGATCCCGAGAAG TTCAAGGAGTTGGCTCAGGCTTATGAGGTTCTAAGTGACCCTGAGAAGCGTGAAATCTATGATCAGTATGGCGAAGATGCCCTGAAGGAGGGAATGGGCGGTGGCGGCGGCCACAATCCATTTGATATCTTCGAATCATTTTTTGGAGGGAGTCCTTTTGGAG GAGGTGGTAGCAGCCGTGGACGAAGGCAAAGGAGGGGAGATGATGTTATCCATCCTCTTAAGGTGTCATTGGAAGATCTGTACAATGGAACTTCTAAGAAGCTGTCTCTTTCTCGTAATGTCATCTGTCAAAAATGCAGCGG GAAGGGTTCTAAGTCTGGTGCTTCGGCTAAGTGCTCTGGCTGTCAAGGTTCTGGCATGAAGGTAACAATTCGGCAGTTGGGGCCTGGCATGATACAACAAATGCAGCACCCTTGCAATGAATGTAAGGGGACTGGGGAGACGATCAATGAGAAGGACCGATGTCCAAAATGCAAAGGTGAGAAGGTTGTGCAGGAAAAGAAAGTATTGGAGGTTGTGGTCGAGAAGGGTATGCAGAATGGCCAAAAGATAACCTTCCCTGGAGAGGCAGATGAAGCA CCCGATACAGTGACTGGAGACATTGTGTTTGTCCTTCAACAAAAGGAACACCCAAAATTCAAGAGAAAGGGTGACGATCTCTTTTATGAGCACACACTATCCCTCACTGAAGCTCTCTGCGGCTTCCAATTtattttgacccacttggataaCAGACAATTGCTTATCAAGTCGAATCCCGGTGAAGTTGTAAAGCCTG ATCAATTCAAAGCAATAAACGATGAGGGCATGCCTATGTACCAGAGGCCCTTCATGAAAGGGAAGCTGTACATCCATTTCAGTGTCGACTTCCCTGATTCATTGACACCAGATCAGTGCAAAGCTCTCGAGGCAGTGCTACCGCCGAAGCCTGGTGCACAGATGACTGACATGGAGCTTGATGAGTGCGAAGAAACAACATTACATGATGTCAATATCGAGGAAGAAATGCGGAGGAAGCAAGCTCAGGCACAGGAAGCCTACGAGGAAGATGACGACGGCCCTGGAGGTGGTGCCCAGAGAGTGCAGTGTGCACAGCAATAA